One window of the Candidatus Dormiibacterota bacterium genome contains the following:
- a CDS encoding tyrosine-type recombinase/integrase, translating into GVKSVGVTLHSLRHTFATQSLINGADINSVAAIMGHADVSTTLRLYGHCLPGSKERAVAALGDAFDQAQARRAAGENRRP; encoded by the coding sequence GGCGTGAAGAGCGTCGGCGTGACGCTGCACTCGCTCCGGCATACGTTCGCCACGCAGTCGCTGATCAACGGAGCCGACATCAACTCCGTCGCTGCGATCATGGGCCATGCAGACGTTTCCACGACACTGCGGCTCTACGGGCACTGCCTGCCCGGCTCCAAGGAGCGGGCCGTTGCGGCGCTCGGCGACGCCTTCGATCAGGCGCAGGCACGCCGGGCGGCAGGCGAGA